In one Streptomyces sp. NBC_01241 genomic region, the following are encoded:
- a CDS encoding metal-dependent transcriptional regulator, giving the protein MSGLIDTTEMYLRTILELEEEGVVPMRARIAERLDQSGPTVSQTVARMERDGLVQVAGDRHLELTGEGRRLATRVMRKHRLAECLLVDVIGLEWEQVHAEACRWEHVMSEAVERRVLELLRHPTESPYGNPIPGLEELGEKAEADPFLDEGMVSLSELDPGAEGKTVVVRRIGEPIQTDAQLMYTLRRAGVQPGSVVSVTQSPGGVLVGSSGEAAELDAEVASHVFVAKR; this is encoded by the coding sequence ATGTCCGGACTGATCGACACCACGGAGATGTACCTCCGCACCATCCTCGAACTCGAAGAGGAAGGCGTGGTCCCCATGCGCGCCCGGATCGCGGAACGGCTGGACCAGAGCGGTCCGACGGTCAGCCAGACGGTGGCGCGCATGGAGCGCGACGGCCTGGTGCAGGTCGCGGGCGACCGCCACCTGGAGCTGACCGGCGAGGGGCGCCGCCTCGCGACCCGCGTCATGCGCAAGCACCGGCTCGCCGAGTGCCTGCTCGTCGACGTGATCGGCCTGGAGTGGGAGCAGGTGCACGCCGAGGCATGCCGCTGGGAGCATGTGATGAGCGAGGCCGTGGAGCGGCGGGTGCTGGAGCTGCTGCGCCACCCGACGGAGTCGCCGTACGGGAACCCGATCCCGGGCCTGGAAGAGCTGGGCGAGAAGGCCGAGGCCGACCCGTTCCTCGACGAGGGCATGGTGAGCCTGTCGGAGCTCGACCCGGGCGCCGAGGGCAAGACCGTGGTCGTGCGCCGGATCGGTGAGCCGATCCAGACGGACGCCCAGCTGATGTACACGCTGCGGCGGGCGGGTGTGCAGCCCGGTTCCGTGGTCAGCGTGACCCAGTCGCCCGGCGGGGTGCTGGTCGGCAGCAGTGGCGAGGCGGCGGAGCTGGACGCCGAGGTCGCCTCGCATGTGTTCGTGGCCAAGCGCTGA
- a CDS encoding citrate synthase 2, giving the protein MSDFVPGLEGVVAFETEIAEPDKEGGSLRYRGVDIEDLVGRVSFGNVWGLLVDGAFNPGLPPAEPFPIPVHSGDIRVDVQSALAMLAPVWGLRPLLDIDEARARNDLARAAVMALSYVAQSARGQGLPMVPQSEIDKAQSVVERFMIRWRGEPDPRHVKAVDAYWTSAAEHGMNASTFTARVIASTGADVAAALSGAVGAMSGPLHGGAPSRVLGMIEEIERTGDATAYVRKALDKGERLMGFGHRVYRAEDPRARVLRRTAEELGAPRFEVALALEKAALEELHARRPDRVLATNVEFWAAIMLDFAEVPAHMFTSMFSCARTAGWSAHILEQKRTGRLVRPSARYVGPGARDPREIEGYEQITDLRN; this is encoded by the coding sequence ATGTCCGACTTCGTACCGGGACTAGAGGGAGTCGTCGCGTTCGAGACGGAGATCGCCGAACCGGACAAGGAAGGCGGTTCGCTCCGTTACCGGGGCGTCGACATCGAGGATCTCGTCGGCCGTGTGTCGTTCGGAAATGTCTGGGGTCTGCTGGTCGACGGGGCCTTCAACCCCGGTCTGCCGCCCGCCGAGCCGTTCCCGATCCCGGTGCACTCGGGTGACATCCGGGTCGATGTGCAGTCCGCGCTGGCGATGCTCGCTCCCGTCTGGGGCCTCCGGCCGCTGCTCGACATCGACGAGGCGAGGGCGCGCAACGATCTGGCGCGGGCCGCGGTGATGGCGCTGTCCTACGTCGCCCAGTCGGCGCGCGGGCAGGGGCTGCCGATGGTTCCGCAGAGCGAGATCGACAAGGCGCAGTCCGTGGTCGAAAGGTTCATGATCCGCTGGCGCGGCGAGCCGGATCCCCGGCACGTCAAGGCCGTCGACGCGTACTGGACGTCGGCCGCCGAGCACGGAATGAACGCGTCCACGTTCACGGCCCGTGTCATCGCGTCGACCGGCGCCGATGTGGCGGCGGCGCTGTCGGGCGCGGTGGGCGCGATGTCGGGGCCGCTGCACGGGGGTGCGCCGTCCCGGGTCCTCGGCATGATCGAGGAGATCGAGCGCACCGGGGACGCCACCGCGTACGTGCGCAAAGCCCTGGACAAGGGTGAGCGGCTGATGGGATTCGGGCACCGGGTCTACCGGGCGGAGGACCCCCGGGCGCGCGTTCTGCGGCGTACGGCCGAGGAGTTGGGTGCGCCGCGCTTCGAGGTGGCGCTGGCGCTGGAGAAGGCCGCGCTGGAGGAGCTGCACGCGCGGCGCCCGGACCGGGTGCTGGCGACGAACGTGGAGTTCTGGGCGGCGATCATGCTGGACTTCGCGGAGGTTCCGGCGCACATGTTCACGTCGATGTTCTCGTGCGCGCGTACGGCGGGCTGGTCGGCGCACATCCTGGAGCAGAAGCGGACGGGGCGCCTGGTGCGGCCTTCGGCGCGGTATGTCGGGCCCGGGGCGCGTGATCCCCGGGAGATCGAGGGGTACGAGCAGATCACGGACCTGCGGAACTGA
- the pdxH gene encoding pyridoxamine 5'-phosphate oxidase, translating to MREQYRSEGFTEDTLAADPIQQFAHWFRQVAAGGVLYEPNAMVVSTATPEGRPSSRTVLLKKYDERGFVFFTNYESRKGRELAANPYVSLLFPWHPMARQVIITGRASRVGREETVAYFRTRPHGSQLGAWASAQSSVIGSRDELIRRYEELAARYPEGEHIPAPPHWGGFRVVPDTIEFWQGHENRLHDRLRYVREGENWRVERLCP from the coding sequence ATGCGCGAGCAGTACCGTTCCGAGGGCTTCACCGAGGACACGCTGGCCGCCGACCCGATCCAGCAGTTCGCCCACTGGTTCCGGCAGGTCGCCGCGGGCGGGGTGCTGTACGAGCCCAACGCCATGGTGGTCTCCACCGCCACTCCCGAGGGCCGCCCGTCCTCACGCACGGTGCTGCTGAAGAAGTACGACGAACGCGGCTTCGTCTTCTTCACCAACTACGAGTCCCGCAAGGGCCGCGAACTGGCCGCCAATCCCTACGTCTCGCTGCTCTTTCCCTGGCATCCGATGGCCCGCCAGGTCATCATCACCGGCCGGGCGTCCCGCGTCGGCCGCGAGGAAACGGTCGCCTACTTCCGCACCCGCCCGCACGGCTCCCAGCTCGGCGCCTGGGCGAGCGCCCAGTCGTCGGTGATCGGCTCCCGCGACGAGCTGATCCGGCGCTACGAGGAACTGGCCGCCCGCTACCCCGAGGGCGAACACATCCCCGCGCCCCCGCACTGGGGCGGCTTCCGGGTCGTCCCCGACACGATCGAGTTCTGGCAGGGCCACGAGAACCGGCTGCACGACCGTCTGAGGTACGTACGCGAGGGCGAGAACTGGCGCGTCGAGCGCCTGTGCCCGTAG
- a CDS encoding acyl-CoA dehydrogenase family protein has product MSTVLETEEHQALRAAVAALGKRYGRDYMTSVVRDGAHPRELWTEAARLGYLGVNLPEEYGGGGGGMAELSIVLEELGAAGSPLLMMVVSPAICGTVIARFGTDSQKQQWLPGLADGSLTMAFGITEPDAGSNSHRITTTARKDGDDWLLTGRKVFVSGVDIADATLIVGRTEDARSGRLKPCLFIVPRDAPGFGRSQIDMELQAPEKQFELVLDDVRLPADALVGGGEDAGLLQLFAGLNPERIMTAAFGIGMGRYALDRAVDYAKTRQVWKEPIGSHQAIAHPLAQAHIELELARLMMQKAALLYDDGDDIGAGEAANMAKYAAGEACVKAVDQAVHTLGGNGLTREYGLASLITAARVARIAPVSREMILNYVSHQSLGLPKSY; this is encoded by the coding sequence ATGAGCACCGTCCTCGAAACCGAAGAGCACCAGGCCCTGCGCGCCGCCGTCGCCGCACTCGGAAAGCGCTACGGACGCGACTACATGACCTCCGTCGTCCGCGACGGCGCCCACCCGCGCGAACTGTGGACCGAGGCCGCCAGGCTCGGCTACCTCGGCGTGAACCTCCCCGAGGAGTACGGCGGCGGAGGCGGCGGCATGGCCGAACTCTCCATAGTCCTGGAGGAGTTGGGGGCCGCCGGCAGTCCGCTGCTCATGATGGTGGTCTCCCCGGCGATCTGCGGCACCGTCATCGCCCGCTTCGGCACCGACAGCCAGAAACAGCAGTGGCTCCCCGGCCTCGCCGACGGCAGCCTCACCATGGCCTTCGGCATCACCGAACCCGACGCCGGATCCAACTCCCACCGCATCACCACCACCGCCCGCAAGGACGGCGACGACTGGCTGCTCACCGGCCGCAAGGTCTTCGTCTCCGGCGTCGACATCGCCGACGCCACCCTCATCGTCGGCCGCACCGAGGACGCCAGGTCCGGCAGGCTCAAGCCCTGCCTCTTCATCGTCCCCCGCGACGCCCCGGGCTTCGGCCGCTCGCAGATCGACATGGAACTCCAGGCCCCGGAGAAGCAGTTCGAGCTGGTCCTCGACGACGTACGGCTGCCCGCCGACGCCCTGGTCGGAGGGGGAGAGGACGCCGGACTCCTCCAGCTCTTCGCCGGGCTCAACCCCGAACGCATCATGACCGCCGCGTTCGGCATCGGCATGGGCCGCTACGCCCTCGACCGCGCCGTGGACTACGCGAAGACCCGCCAGGTGTGGAAGGAACCCATCGGTTCCCACCAGGCCATCGCCCACCCCCTCGCCCAGGCCCACATCGAACTGGAACTGGCCCGGCTGATGATGCAGAAGGCCGCCCTGCTCTACGACGACGGCGACGACATCGGCGCGGGCGAGGCCGCCAACATGGCGAAGTACGCGGCCGGCGAAGCCTGCGTCAAGGCCGTCGACCAGGCCGTGCACACCCTCGGCGGCAACGGCCTCACCCGCGAGTACGGCCTCGCGTCCCTGATCACCGCCGCCCGCGTCGCCCGGATCGCCCCCGTCAGCCGGGAAATGATCCTGAACTACGTCTCCCACCAGTCCCTGGGGCTGCCCAAGTCGTACTGA
- a CDS encoding SIS domain-containing protein translates to MSDSKLAGQFFDAAIGLLERVRDEESGNIAAAGAAIADTVAAGGRLFAFGAGHSSLAAQDVVYRAGGLALMNLLAVPGTVGVDVMPATLGSALERVDGLASAVLDSSPAEAGDVLVIISLSGRNALPVEMAMNARALGLKVIGVTSVAYAEGTRSRHISGGFLRDHCDIVLDSKISIGDAELTTEGIEAPFGPASTVVTSAVMQAMTAAAAEQLVARGIEPPMLRSGNVDGGHEWNGRVMTEYRDRIFYRR, encoded by the coding sequence ATGAGCGACAGCAAGCTGGCCGGTCAGTTCTTCGATGCAGCGATCGGCCTGCTGGAACGCGTACGCGACGAGGAGTCCGGCAACATCGCGGCCGCCGGTGCCGCGATCGCCGACACGGTCGCCGCGGGCGGCCGGCTCTTCGCCTTCGGCGCCGGGCACTCCTCGCTCGCCGCGCAGGACGTCGTCTACCGGGCGGGCGGACTCGCCCTGATGAACCTGCTGGCCGTCCCGGGAACGGTCGGTGTCGACGTCATGCCCGCGACCCTCGGCTCGGCGCTGGAACGGGTCGACGGACTGGCGAGCGCGGTCCTCGACTCCAGCCCCGCCGAGGCGGGCGACGTCCTCGTGATCATCTCGCTCTCCGGGCGCAACGCGCTGCCGGTGGAGATGGCGATGAACGCGCGCGCGCTCGGCCTGAAGGTCATCGGCGTCACCTCGGTCGCGTACGCGGAGGGCACCCGGTCCCGGCACATCTCGGGCGGCTTCCTGCGGGACCACTGCGACATCGTGCTCGACAGCAAGATCTCCATCGGCGACGCGGAACTGACCACCGAGGGGATCGAGGCACCGTTCGGACCCGCGTCGACGGTGGTCACCAGCGCGGTGATGCAGGCGATGACGGCCGCCGCGGCGGAGCAGCTCGTGGCGCGCGGGATCGAGCCGCCGATGCTGCGGTCGGGGAACGTCGACGGCGGCCACGAGTGGAACGGGCGCGTCATGACCGAGTACCGGGACCGGATCTTCTACCGGCGCTGA
- a CDS encoding alpha/beta fold hydrolase produces the protein MVRRIDVTGTGGVRLAAWEFADPPKGRTEGESAPGVLLLHGLMGRAAHWAPTTRWLAERYRAVGLDQRGHGRSERLAEGPYTREAYVCDVEAAIEQLGLAPVTLVGHAMGALTAWQLAAKRPDLVRALVICDMRASALGAASQREWEDWFTSWPVPFATLSDVRKWFGEDDPWVERPNPARGEFFAELMAERADGWRPVFSRRQMLQSRATWVFDAHWEELAQVRCPALVLRGLDGELGRAEAQEMVRVLPRGQYAEVADAGHLVHYDQPEGWRAAVEPFLEQFAEDPQDEREPVSP, from the coding sequence ATGGTGCGGCGCATCGATGTGACCGGGACCGGCGGCGTACGCCTCGCTGCCTGGGAGTTCGCCGACCCGCCCAAGGGGCGCACGGAGGGTGAGAGCGCCCCCGGGGTCTTACTGCTCCACGGCTTGATGGGCCGGGCCGCGCACTGGGCCCCGACCACCCGCTGGCTCGCCGAGCGGTACCGTGCCGTCGGTCTCGACCAGCGCGGGCACGGCCGCAGCGAGAGGCTGGCCGAAGGCCCGTACACCCGTGAGGCGTACGTCTGCGACGTCGAGGCGGCGATCGAACAGCTCGGCCTCGCCCCCGTCACCCTCGTCGGCCATGCCATGGGAGCGCTCACCGCCTGGCAACTCGCCGCGAAGCGCCCCGATCTCGTCCGGGCGCTGGTCATCTGCGACATGCGGGCCTCCGCCCTCGGCGCGGCCTCGCAGCGGGAGTGGGAGGACTGGTTCACGTCCTGGCCGGTGCCGTTCGCGACGCTCTCCGACGTACGCAAGTGGTTCGGCGAGGACGACCCCTGGGTGGAGCGGCCCAACCCGGCCCGCGGCGAGTTCTTCGCCGAGCTGATGGCCGAGCGGGCCGATGGCTGGCGCCCCGTCTTCTCCCGCCGCCAGATGCTCCAGTCCCGCGCGACCTGGGTGTTCGACGCGCACTGGGAGGAGCTGGCACAGGTCCGGTGCCCGGCCCTGGTGCTCCGCGGCCTCGACGGCGAGCTGGGCCGGGCGGAGGCCCAGGAGATGGTCCGCGTCCTGCCGCGCGGGCAGTACGCGGAGGTGGCCGACGCCGGTCACCTCGTCCACTACGACCAGCCGGAGGGCTGGCGCGCGGCGGTCGAACCCTTCCTGGAACAGTTCGCCGAGGACCCGCAGGACGAACGCGAACCCGTATCGCCGTAA
- a CDS encoding enoyl-CoA hydratase family protein: MTSPLAAPVHDRGITTLTLDSPANRNALSARLVGALSTALEACAADDAVRAVVLTHTGNTFCAGADLAAPPDPHALVALMRQIVALPKPVVARVTGHVRAGGLGLLGACDISAAGPEASFALTESRLGLAPAVISLPLLPRTDPRAAARYYLTGERFDAAEAARIGLITLAAEEVDKGLVPVLDGLRKASPQGLAASKELVTATVLESFDQHAEDLIARSAALFASAEAREGMTAFLERRDPAWEL; the protein is encoded by the coding sequence ATGACGTCGCCGCTCGCCGCCCCCGTCCACGACCGGGGCATCACCACCCTCACCCTCGACTCGCCGGCCAACCGCAACGCACTCTCCGCACGGCTGGTCGGCGCACTGTCCACCGCCCTGGAGGCGTGCGCGGCCGACGACGCCGTACGGGCCGTCGTCCTCACCCACACCGGCAACACCTTCTGCGCGGGCGCCGACCTCGCCGCACCGCCCGACCCGCACGCCCTCGTCGCCCTGATGCGGCAGATCGTCGCCCTGCCCAAGCCCGTCGTCGCCCGGGTCACCGGACACGTACGGGCGGGCGGCCTCGGCCTGCTCGGCGCCTGCGACATCTCCGCGGCCGGCCCCGAAGCCTCCTTCGCGCTCACCGAATCCCGGCTCGGCCTCGCCCCCGCCGTCATCTCCCTGCCGCTGCTGCCCCGCACCGACCCGCGCGCCGCCGCTCGCTACTACCTCACCGGAGAACGCTTCGACGCTGCCGAAGCCGCCCGCATCGGCCTGATCACACTCGCCGCCGAGGAGGTGGACAAGGGCCTCGTCCCCGTCCTGGACGGGCTGCGCAAGGCGTCACCTCAGGGGCTGGCGGCATCGAAGGAGCTGGTCACGGCTACTGTGCTGGAAAGCTTCGACCAGCACGCCGAAGACCTCATCGCCCGCTCGGCAGCCCTCTTCGCCTCCGCCGAGGCCCGGGAAGGAATGACGGCCTTCCTCGAACGACGGGACCCCGCATGGGAGTTGTGA
- a CDS encoding acetyl/propionyl/methylcrotonyl-CoA carboxylase subunit alpha — protein sequence MISTLLVANRGEIACRIFRTCRALGIATVAVYSDADADALHVREADIAVRLPGAAPADTYLRGDLVVRAAHAAGADAVHPGYGFLSENAGFARAVQDAGLVWVGPPVKAIELMASKTRAKELMAAAGVPLLAPVDPERATADDLPLLLKAAAGGGGRGMRVVRELADLPAEVTAATAEATAAFGDGEVFAEPYVERGRHVEVQVMADGHGGVWALGTRDCSLQRRHQKVVEEAPAPGLDDALRTRLHDAAVAAAQAVGYRGAGTVEFLLAADGRPYFLEMNTRLQVEHPVTETVFGLDLVALQLRIAEGEPLPATAPPAPHGHAVEARLYAEDPARDWQPQTGALHTLHIPEEPGLRLDTGYTGGDTIGVHYDPMLAKVVAHAPTRTEAVRLLARALERARIHGPVTNRDLLVRSLRHPDFLAARLDTGFYDRHLDTLTPSPDEAASRLAALAAALADAAARQHGPGPGTVRLGAWRNISSQPRTKRYRAEPDGTEHEAAYRTTRTGPVPGTGERVVAAGPDRVTLETGGVTRHFDIAVHGDKVYVDTATGSYTFTALPRFTDPTDRAEPGSLLAPMPGTVVRVADGLTAGMAVTAGQPLIWLEAMKMEHRMLAPASGTLTALHAAPGLQVEVGALLAVVHDVQEEPKQ from the coding sequence ATGATCTCCACACTGCTTGTCGCCAACCGGGGCGAGATCGCCTGCCGGATCTTCCGCACCTGCCGTGCGCTCGGCATCGCCACCGTCGCGGTGTACTCCGACGCGGACGCCGACGCGCTCCACGTACGGGAGGCCGACATCGCCGTACGGCTGCCCGGCGCCGCCCCGGCCGACACCTATCTCCGCGGCGACCTCGTCGTACGCGCCGCGCACGCGGCGGGCGCCGACGCCGTCCACCCCGGCTACGGCTTCCTCTCCGAGAACGCCGGATTCGCCCGCGCCGTGCAGGACGCCGGCCTCGTCTGGGTCGGCCCGCCGGTCAAGGCCATCGAGCTGATGGCGTCCAAGACCCGCGCCAAGGAACTGATGGCCGCCGCCGGGGTGCCGCTGCTCGCTCCCGTCGACCCGGAACGGGCCACCGCCGACGACCTGCCGCTGCTGCTCAAGGCGGCGGCGGGCGGCGGCGGGCGCGGGATGCGGGTCGTACGCGAACTCGCCGATCTGCCGGCCGAGGTGACGGCGGCCACGGCCGAGGCGACCGCCGCGTTCGGGGACGGCGAGGTCTTCGCCGAGCCGTACGTGGAACGCGGCCGGCACGTCGAGGTCCAGGTCATGGCCGACGGGCACGGCGGGGTCTGGGCGCTCGGCACCCGCGACTGCTCCCTCCAGCGACGCCACCAGAAGGTCGTCGAGGAAGCCCCCGCACCCGGTCTCGACGACGCACTGCGGACCCGGCTGCACGACGCCGCCGTGGCCGCCGCACAGGCCGTCGGCTACCGGGGCGCGGGCACCGTCGAATTCCTCCTCGCCGCCGACGGGCGCCCGTACTTCCTGGAGATGAACACCCGCCTCCAGGTCGAACACCCCGTCACCGAAACGGTCTTCGGACTCGACCTCGTCGCCCTCCAGCTCCGCATCGCCGAAGGCGAACCGCTGCCCGCCACTGCACCCCCCGCACCGCACGGCCACGCCGTCGAGGCCCGCCTCTACGCCGAAGACCCCGCCCGCGACTGGCAGCCGCAGACCGGAGCACTGCACACGCTCCACATACCCGAGGAACCCGGACTGCGCCTGGACACCGGCTACACCGGCGGCGACACCATCGGCGTGCACTACGACCCCATGCTCGCCAAGGTCGTCGCCCACGCCCCCACCCGCACCGAAGCCGTACGCCTCCTCGCCCGCGCCCTGGAACGCGCCCGCATCCACGGCCCGGTCACCAACCGCGACCTGCTCGTACGGTCCCTGCGCCACCCCGACTTCCTCGCCGCCCGCCTCGACACCGGCTTCTACGACCGCCACCTGGACACCCTCACCCCGTCCCCGGACGAGGCCGCATCACGCCTCGCCGCCCTGGCTGCCGCGCTCGCCGACGCCGCCGCCCGGCAGCACGGCCCCGGACCGGGCACCGTCCGCCTCGGCGCCTGGCGCAACATCTCCTCGCAGCCCCGGACCAAGCGCTACCGCGCCGAACCCGACGGCACCGAACACGAGGCCGCCTACCGCACCACCCGCACCGGCCCCGTCCCCGGGACCGGAGAACGCGTCGTCGCCGCCGGGCCCGACCGCGTCACCCTCGAAACCGGCGGCGTCACCCGGCACTTCGACATCGCCGTCCACGGCGACAAGGTGTACGTGGACACCGCCACCGGCTCGTACACCTTCACCGCCCTGCCCCGCTTCACCGACCCCACCGACCGGGCCGAACCCGGCTCCCTGCTCGCCCCCATGCCCGGCACCGTCGTCCGCGTCGCCGACGGCCTCACCGCCGGGATGGCGGTCACGGCCGGACAGCCCCTGATCTGGCTGGAGGCGATGAAGATGGAACACCGCATGCTCGCCCCCGCCTCCGGCACCCTCACCGCGCTCCATGCCGCACCCGGCCTCCAGGTGGAGGTCGGCGCCCTGCTCGCCGTAGTGCACGACGTACAGGAGGAACCGAAGCAATGA
- a CDS encoding TetR/AcrR family transcriptional regulator, producing the protein MGVVTPPTDRTPKQDRSRATRRRLLEAAVACLAEHGWAGSTVSVVAERAGVSRGAAQHHFPTREDLFTAAVEYVAEERSAALRALPVQGRMAVVAALVDLYTGPLFRAALQLWVAASNEEQLRPRVTELEARVGRETHRIAVELLAADETRPGVRETVQGLLDMARGLGLANVLTDDTARRRRVVTQWAALLDDALG; encoded by the coding sequence ATGGGAGTTGTGACGCCCCCCACCGACCGGACCCCCAAGCAGGACCGTAGCCGGGCCACCCGTCGCCGGCTTCTCGAAGCCGCCGTCGCCTGCCTCGCCGAACACGGCTGGGCGGGCTCCACGGTCTCCGTCGTCGCCGAACGCGCGGGCGTCTCGCGCGGCGCCGCCCAGCACCACTTCCCGACTCGCGAGGACCTGTTCACCGCGGCCGTCGAATACGTCGCCGAGGAACGCTCCGCCGCCCTGCGCGCCCTGCCCGTCCAGGGCCGAATGGCCGTCGTCGCCGCCCTCGTCGACCTCTACACGGGCCCGCTCTTCCGCGCGGCACTCCAGCTCTGGGTCGCCGCGTCCAACGAGGAACAACTCCGCCCCCGCGTCACCGAACTCGAAGCCCGCGTCGGCCGAGAGACCCACCGCATCGCCGTCGAACTCCTCGCCGCCGACGAGACGCGGCCCGGCGTACGCGAAACCGTCCAGGGCCTCCTGGACATGGCCCGCGGCCTCGGTCTGGCCAACGTACTCACCGACGACACCGCCCGGCGCCGACGGGTCGTGACGCAGTGGGCGGCACTGCTGGACGACGCACTCGGCTGA
- a CDS encoding acyl-CoA carboxylase subunit beta: MTVLPTALDTASPEYAANRTVMLAKLDELAAEHTKAQAGGGDKYVARHRSRGKLLARERIELLIDEDTPFLELSPLAAWGSEAPGYTVGASLVTGIGVVSGVECLITANDPTVRGGASNPWTLKKALRANEIAFANRLPCVSLVESGGADLPSQKEIFIPGGALFRDITRLSAAGIPTVAVVFGNSTAGGAYVPGMSDHTVMIKERSKVFLGGPPLVKMATGEESDDESLGGAEMHARTSGLADHFAIDEQDALRRARRIVARLNWRKAHADTGPAQPPKYDEDELIGIVPGDLKVPFDPCEVIARLVDGSDFDAFKPLYGTSLVTGWARLHGYPVGILANAQGVLFSEESQKAAQFIQLANQRDIPLLFLHNTTGYMVGKEYEQGGIIKHGAMMINAVSNSKVPHLSVLMGASYGAGHYGMCGRAYDPRFLFAWPSSKSAVMGPQQLAGVLSIVARASAVAKGRPYDDEADAGLREMVEQQIESESLPMFLSGRLYDDGVIDPRDTRTVLGMCLSAIHTAPVEGARGGFGIFRM, from the coding sequence ATGACCGTCCTGCCCACCGCGCTCGACACCGCGAGCCCCGAATACGCCGCGAACCGCACGGTCATGCTCGCGAAACTCGACGAACTGGCAGCCGAACACACCAAGGCGCAGGCCGGCGGCGGGGACAAGTACGTCGCACGGCACCGCTCGCGCGGCAAGCTCCTGGCCCGTGAGCGGATCGAGCTGCTGATCGACGAGGACACCCCGTTCCTGGAACTCTCGCCGCTCGCCGCCTGGGGCAGCGAGGCCCCCGGGTACACAGTCGGCGCCTCGCTCGTCACCGGGATCGGAGTGGTGTCGGGCGTCGAGTGCCTGATCACCGCCAACGACCCGACCGTACGCGGCGGCGCCTCCAACCCCTGGACCCTGAAGAAGGCCCTGCGGGCGAACGAGATCGCCTTCGCCAACCGACTGCCCTGCGTCAGTCTCGTCGAGTCGGGCGGCGCCGACCTCCCCTCGCAGAAGGAGATCTTCATCCCCGGCGGGGCGCTGTTCCGCGACATCACCCGGCTGTCCGCGGCCGGCATCCCGACCGTGGCCGTCGTCTTCGGGAACTCGACCGCCGGTGGGGCGTACGTCCCCGGCATGTCCGACCACACCGTCATGATCAAGGAACGGTCCAAGGTCTTCCTCGGCGGACCGCCCCTGGTGAAGATGGCGACCGGTGAGGAGAGCGACGACGAATCGCTCGGCGGCGCCGAGATGCACGCCCGCACCTCCGGTCTCGCCGACCACTTCGCCATCGACGAACAGGACGCGCTGCGCCGGGCCCGCCGGATCGTCGCCCGCCTCAACTGGCGCAAGGCACACGCCGATACGGGCCCCGCACAGCCGCCGAAGTACGACGAGGACGAGCTGATCGGCATCGTGCCCGGCGACCTGAAGGTGCCTTTCGACCCCTGCGAGGTCATCGCCCGGCTCGTCGACGGCTCCGACTTCGACGCGTTCAAACCGCTGTACGGGACCAGCCTGGTGACCGGCTGGGCGAGGCTCCACGGCTATCCCGTCGGCATCCTCGCCAACGCGCAAGGGGTGCTGTTCAGCGAGGAGTCGCAGAAGGCCGCCCAGTTCATCCAGCTCGCCAACCAGCGCGACATCCCGCTGCTCTTCCTCCACAACACCACCGGCTACATGGTCGGCAAGGAGTACGAGCAGGGCGGCATCATCAAGCACGGCGCGATGATGATCAACGCGGTGTCGAACTCGAAGGTCCCGCACCTGTCCGTGCTGATGGGCGCCTCGTACGGAGCCGGGCACTACGGCATGTGCGGCCGGGCGTACGACCCGCGCTTCCTTTTCGCCTGGCCCAGCAGCAAGTCCGCCGTCATGGGTCCGCAGCAGCTCGCCGGGGTGCTCTCCATCGTCGCCCGCGCCTCCGCCGTCGCCAAGGGCCGGCCCTACGACGACGAGGCCGACGCCGGGCTGCGGGAGATGGTCGAGCAGCAGATCGAGTCCGAGTCGCTGCCGATGTTCCTGTCCGGGCGGCTGTACGACGACGGGGTCATCGACCCGCGCGACACCAGGACCGTCCTCGGGATGTGCCTGTCCGCGATCCACACCGCCCCGGTCGAAGGCGCCCGCGGCGGCTTCGGAATCTTCCGGATGTGA